In Aegilops tauschii subsp. strangulata cultivar AL8/78 chromosome 3, Aet v6.0, whole genome shotgun sequence, one genomic interval encodes:
- the LOC109772243 gene encoding uncharacterized protein, whose amino-acid sequence MGLPPELLREISCRLHDTADFVRFHAVCKPWRGSHEPTTTDYQFLPWLLAPSKPGDDSLKIRCVFSGISYHVPPPVSATMTNGVTSAGNTNIRYFTDSPLGPTLHESVAGGAVAHLPLSPHIERLGKNPGGIIHNDGTLLLYSKYGKCNSSDLYTIEFSASLLHPGNDEWTFVQRTLETPCYGEFYAMYHAGKIIVTMYNNLWLVMMTPSTAATNKDDVLVPTPLWTSRKCDGYFCEYTYVFESRGELLWASVHIKMDYPYQDDDGKGVCGLVRALWMSMHVLEKVSEGSKEIQWARKDAKSLKDRLFFLGWPNSFTMDASQLGVSGGFAYFLYCDDQGHRQPHERWGVFKYNLIDNMTEFIEWLPQGWDEEMCTWLIPQPTIAPIHQVVVTTPRSNNMIHIKTLCP is encoded by the coding sequence ATGGGCCTCCCGCCGGAACTGCTCCGCGAGATCTCTTGCCGCCTGCACGACACCGCCGACTTCGTCCGCTTCCACGCGGTCTGCAAGCCATGGCGCGGCTCACACGAGCCGACAACGACTGATTATCAGTTCCTGCCATGGCTCCTCGCGCCTAGCAAGCCTGGTGACGACTCTCTCAAGATTAGATGCGTCTTCTCGGGCATAAGCTACCACGTGCCGCCGCCAGTATCTGCCACCATGACGAACGGGGTGACAAGCGCCGGCAACACCAACATCCGCTATTTCACCGATTCTCCCTTGGGCCCAACCCTTCACGAATCTGTCGCCGGAGGGGCCGTCGCCCACCTGCCTCTCTCCCCACACATCGAACGGTTGGGGAAGAACCCTGGTGGCATCATCCACAATGACGGTACCCTCCTTTTATACAGCAAATATGGCAAATGCAACAGTAGCGACCTCTACACGATCGAGTTCAGCGCGTCGCTCCTGCATCCTGGCAACGATGAGTGGACGTTTGTCCAGAGGACTCTGGAAACGCCCTGCTACGGCGAGTTCTATGCCATGTATCATGCCGGCAAGATCATTGTGACAATGTACAACAACCTCTGGCTCGTGATGATGACACCATCCACAGCAGCAACGAACAAGGATGATGTGCTGGTCCCCACGCCACTCTGGACGTCGCGCAAGTGTGACGGCTATTTCTGCGAGTACACCTATGTGTTCGAGTCTCGCGGCGAGCTTCTCTGGGCATCGGTGCACATCAAGATGGATTACCCGTACCAGGACGACGATGGAAAGGGTGTCTGCGGCCTGGTTCGCGCACTGTGGATGTCCATGCATGTGCTTGAGAAGGTTAGCGAGGGGTCGAAGGAAATACAGTGGGCGAGGAAGGATGCCAAGAGCTTGAAGGATCGCTTGTTTTTTCTCGGGTGGCCCAACAGTTTCACCATGGACGCGTCGCAGCTTGGCGTGAGCGGCGGGTTCGCCTACTTCTTGTACTGCGATGACCAGGGCCACCGCCAGCCCCATGAGCGGTGGGGTGTGTTTAAGTACAACCTCATCGACAACATGACAGAGTTCATCGAGTGGCTACCCCAAGGATGGGACGAGGAAATGTGCACGTGGCTCATACCCCAGCCCACCATTGCTCCAATTCATCAGGTTGTAGTTACTACTCCAAGAAGTAATAACATGATTCACATCAAAACACTTTGCCCTTGA
- the LOC141020853 gene encoding uncharacterized protein has protein sequence MRWSRWSDLPPDLAREISGRLHDATDLVHFHAVCRPWRGSWSPAAAAATTTARFVPWLLAAVKQAEDSTRFEMRCVLSNSIYRSQPLQSEPWGNWVTSPNGTALRCLTIQHVRPSLHDLLTGAITHLPLLPHDLGRWEKIKPRGVIYGNGTTLLYSISYSVGPRTTARFRAALLRPGDAEWTIIKRALEGITWLGWSPQHGMCVAYHGGKILLIMKAGIWRLITPETDDVLVRSQGLPVVQLCFGESTCNFVLESRGEILWVSIQTRENNSYQPTPHACLLDVTVSVQALEEPLLSSSPGPEEKRRWVRRDGYSLGDRVLFLGLRRSFAVDAAWVPNGHGGCAYFVYHNNGDITYGNCGVLRCSLIDGKTELVQRLPRCWDDKDVHMVQP, from the coding sequence ATGCGCTGGAGTAGGTGGTCTGATCTGCCGCCGGATCTGGCCCGCGAGATCTCCGGCCGCCTGCACGACGCCACCGACCTCGTCCACTTCCACGCCGTGTGCAGGCCATGGCGCGGCTCATGgtccccggcggcggcggcggcgacgacgacagCCCGATTCGTGCCGTGGCTCCTTGCGGCGGTGAAACAAGCGGAAGACTCGACCCGCTTCGAGATGAGATGCGTACTCTCCAACTCCATCTACCGCTCGCAGCCGCTGCAGTCCGAGCCCTGGGGAAATTGGGTGACCAGCCCCAACGGCACCGCCCTCCGGTGCCTCACCATCCAACACGTCCGCCCTAGCCTCCATGACCTTCTCACCGGAGCGATCACACATCTGCCTCTACTCCCGCACGACCTTGGCCGGTGGGAGAAGATCAAACCCCGCGGCGTCATCTACGGCAACGGCACAACGCTTCTCTACAGCATCTCCTACTCGGTTGGCCCGAGGACCACGGCAAGGTTCAGAGCGGCTCTACTTCGACCCGGCGACGCAGAGTGGACAATCATCAAAAGGGCCCTCGAGGGAATCACTTGGTTAGGCTGGTCACCCCAACATGGTATGTGCGTCGCTTATCACGGCGGCAAGATCCTGCTCATCATGAAGGCTGGTATATGGCGCCTCATCACCCCAGAAACCGATGACGTGCTTGTCAGGAGCCAGGGGTTGCCGGTGGTGCAGCTGTGCTTCGGTGAATCCACCTGCAACTTTGTCCTTGAGTCCAGGGGCGAGATCCTATGGGTGTCGATACAGACCCGGGAAAATAACTCGTATCAGCCGACGCCCCATGCTTGCCTTCTCGACGTCACGGTGTCAGTACAAGCACTGGAGGAACCGCTATTGTCATCATCACCGGGACCTGAGGAGAAGAGGAGATGGGTGAGAAGGGACGGCTATAGTCTGGGCGACCGCGTGTTGTTCCTGGGTTTGCGCCGTAGCTTTGCTGTGGACGCGGCGTGGGTCCCCAACGGCCACGGCGGGTGCGCCTACTTCGTCTACCACAATAATGGAGACATTACATATGGAAATTGTGGCGTGCTCAGGTGCAGCCTCATCGACGGTAAGACCGAGCTTGTACAACGGCTGCCTCGATGTTGGGACGACAAAGATGTGCACATGGTTCAACCCTGA